Genomic segment of Triticum aestivum cultivar Chinese Spring chromosome 6A, IWGSC CS RefSeq v2.1, whole genome shotgun sequence:
ggcatctacccaaagtggcaaacatttgtgaagtcattgaaaaaccggaaggtaagaaaaatcttgatgtccacaatgctcaggcggcggctagaaaagatgtggagagagcttttgggattttgcaagcccaatttgctattttgagaagaccggatagattttgggatcaaaagatgctttggtacatcatgcacacttgtgtgatcatgcacaacatgattatCGAGAATGTGCGTGGCCAAAATGTAGACTACTCTcactatgagctcttgggacattcCATGCAAGTGcggcggagggctgaaagggtggcccgttttgttgcctcctatcatgccattcggcgtcccgcagcgcatgatgatcttcagtaggatctcattgaggagtggtgggctTGGAATGgccgacaaagagcatcatgatttgtgtgtttgatattgtattgttgaactatttattgtattgaaagataaactatttgtttgagttgtaataatgaaatttaactatttattgttaatttattttgtttgtgtttgatcttcTTGCTTGTGTTTGGAGCGCATATATTGTTTGTGCGAGAGCGCGCATGCTGCTGGAGCTATGCGCGCGCTGTGCATTTTACCGCGGCTACTGAAGCCAGCGCTCCCCGCTGCGCCAAATCAGATGATCGGCGCGCTGCAAACTAATTTTTAGCGCGACACGCGTTGGACGGATGTAGGAGATGCTCTTACCTTGACTATCCATTTATACCCTTTGATTTAGTCACCTAAATTTTTCGCAAAGAAAAATATTTAGGCACCTGAATTAGTTAGTGTTCTCACTAAGCAAAGTTCTACTTGTTGAAATATCTCATGTAGGCCTCCTATGGGCTGGCGCATATAGTCTGGTATAGAGTTAGTTAGTTAGAGATATACTAGTATCTAGTTAAACCTCCTTCTATCTCTATCTATTCTCTTGTACTCCAAGTCTTATATGCGATCATTGGATAAGCCCCGTCATTATCAGTAAATACCCGCGACCCTCTCTCGAGAGGGTAGAACGCTTCCACCACAATTTCtacatggtaatcagagcatcCTCTTCCTCCATGTTCTGAACCCTAGAAAAATCCATCTACACCAAAACCCAATGGCGTCCTCATCATCAAGCCCAGCTGCCTCCAGCCTCGGTTCTCAGGTCTCGGAGAAGCTGACCAGGGAGAATTATCTCCTGTGGAGGGCGCAGATCCTCCCTCACTTCCTCGGCGCAGGGCTCTATGGCTACCTCGACGGTTCCATCACCGGGCTGACGAAGCTCGCCGTCGTCAAGGACAAGACGGCAAGGATCAGATGATCCAAGACCCAGCATACGATGCATGGGTCAGGCAGGACCAGCAGGTCCTCGGGAACATCTTGAAAATCTGTCAATAGATGTGCTCGTCTCCGTCGTCTCCATCCGGACTGCTCAAGCACTCTGGACAAGCCTCGGTAACATGTTTGCTTCATAGTCCCGTTCACACATCAATAATCTTCGCATCTCCCTCGCCAATGCTCAGAAAGGTACCCAATCTGTTGCGGTGTAATTCTCCCGGATGTGAGGCTTCGCGGATGAACTTGATGCGACCGGGAAGCCACTAGAGGAAGATGAAATCATCTCCTTCATTGTCAAGGGCTGGATCTCGACTTCAACTCTGTGGTCTCAGCCCTGGATGCTCGCACTGAACCAATCACCGTCGACCTTCTCTACTCCCAGATCTGCAACTTTGATCAGCAAGTGGAGCTCTTCACGATGGCGCCGATGGCGGAGGGTTCAAGTCCTCGGCCAACACCGCCGAACGTCGTGGTGGCCCACCGCCTTCTCGCGACAGGCAGTAGCAGAAGCCAAACGGTGGTGGCTACGATGGCTACAAGAAAAAACAGGGCGGCGGTGGGCGTCCTTTCTACAACAACAACAAGGGAGCCCGATCAGGTAGTGCGCCAGGCGGTCCCAGAGGTCCGGGAGGCCCTGGTGGCCCCGCACCTAGCAACAACAAACGCACGCGGGAATGATCCCATCCAGTGCCAGATTTGTGGTAAGTTTGGCCATAGTGCTAAAGATTGCTGGTACAAATTTGATGATGATGCATTGGAAGAAAAAGTTTCCGCTGCTACCCAATATGGGGTGAATAAAAACTGGTACGTCGATAGTGGGGCGACCGACCACCTCACAGGAGAGCTGGAGAAGCTAACCGTCCGTGACAAGTATCGCAGGCAAGATCAGATCCATGGCACCAATGGGACAGGTATGATAATAGATCATGTTGGTCAGTCAGTATTACATACCTCTAGCCGGCCCATTCATCTTAAAAGAATTCTTTATTCACCTCATGCTAGAACAAATCTTCTCTCCGTTCATCGTATTGCTTTGGACAATCATGTTTTTCTTGAATTTCATCCTTTTTTCTTCTTGATTAAGGACCAAGCAACGAGGAGAATTCTCTACAGAGGTAGATGCGTTGGTGGGCTATATCCGTTGATTCACCATTTTAGGAGTTCCAATAAACAAGGTCTTGGTGTCACCACATTATCTTTGGCAAGGTGGCACGATCGTCTAGGGAATCCTTCTTTTACTATTATTCATCGTGTGCTTAGGGAAAATAAGCTCCTTTTTTGTTGGTGAGCCTAGCAGTGAAAcagtttgtgattcatgtcagaGAGGAAAAAGTCATTAACTTCCTTACCCCATGTCAACTAGTGTTTCTTCCAAACCATTAGAACTCATATTTTCTGATGTATGGGGCAAGCACCTCTTTCTGTTGGTAGACACAAGTACTATATAAGCtttattgatgattatagcaagtATACATGGATCTATCTTATCAATCATAAATCTGAAGCGTTTCAAGTCTTCCAAAATTTCCAAACACTTGTTGAATGAAAATTGAATAGTAAAATTATCTCAGTTCAGtcagactggggtggtgagtatgaaaaatTGAACCCTTTATTCCAAAGATTAGGAATTGCTCACCATGTTTCTTTCCCTCATGCGCATCAACAGAACAGTTCGGCAGAACGTAAGCATAGGCATATCGTTGAGATTGGTTTGTCTCTACTTGCGAATGCATCTATGCCTCTTAAGTtttgggatgaagcttttctcacTGCTACTCATCTTATAAACATTCTGCCTAATCGAGTTATCAACTTTGAAACACCCACCGAACGACTCTTACATACTACACCAAACTATGCTTCTCTCTGTGTCTTTGGTTGTGCGTGTTGGCCAAATCTACGGCCATATAATTCGAGAAAACCCTCCTTTCGATCCAAATAGTGTGTGTTCATCGGGTAGAGCCCCCAACATAAAGGTGTCAAGTGCCTTGATATTTTCATCGGTTGGGTGTACATCTCCCGTGATGTCGTTTTTGATGAGACGGTTTTCCCTTTCAGAAATCTCCATCCAAACGCCGGTGCTCTCTTACAAAAAGAGATTCTTCTTCTTCCTGCTCATCATTCCGGCTTAGATCAAGGGGGGAATAATACTACTAATCACGTGAATAATTCTCATGACCATGCTACTAAGTCTGTTGATGATGCAGATAATACAGGAACATTTTTTGCTGCAGAAAATGGTGCTAAAAACAGTGCATATCAGCCCATATTTCATGCTCTAGAAGAAAACGAATGCACGCGTCACGAGGGCGATTCGCCTGTGCATGCAACGTCGGGATCCACATGCGAGCGATCCCATGCAGATACGTCGCCATCGCGGCAGGATTCCGCCTCAGGACGCCTAGGCGGCAACAGCCCACGCGGGGCTGAAGTGGGTCATTCTCCACCCACCACGCGAGTTGCGGGTCCACGGCTGTCTCCCACTCGCGCGCCTGCGGCGGGTCCCGCCTTGCATGCAGACCAGGGTGCGTCAGGTGCCGACCCGGTCGCTGGTTCGCCCGCCCAGTTCGGTCGGGAATCTCCCTCGGATCTTGCTTCACCTGACTCGACTGACGAGAGATCTCCATCGGGATCGCCACCAGGCAGGCCTGCACGTCCGGGCGTGGGATCTTCTGCACCCCGGCTAGTGGGCACTACACGCACCAGCACGCGACTTCAAACAGGGAAAATTCAGCCTGTCAATTACAAAATTATTTTGAAATTTGGTTTAACCTGTATGACAGGAGAGCCACGCTCTATTGATGAAGCTATGACAAATCCTAGATGGAAGAAGACCATGGAAGAAGAATATATGGCCTTGCAGAAAAATGAGACGTGGCACTTGGTTCCACGTGGTCAAGGTAGGAATTTGATAGACTGTAAGTGGGTTTACAAAATTAAAAGGAAAGCAGATGGCACGGTTGATAGATACAAGGCCAGGCTAGTGGAAAAAGGTTTTAAACAGAGATATGGAATAGATTACGAGGACACCTTTAGTCGGGTTGTTAAAGCTGCTACTATTAGGTTGGTTATGTCTGTTGTTGTGTCTAGGGGATGGAGCCTACGATAGTTGGACGTGcagaacgcgtttttgcatggtgttctggaagaggaggtttacatgaaACAACCACCTGGGTTTGAAAACAAGAATGCACCTTTTCATGTGTGTAAACTTGATAAGGCTCTCTATGGTCTGAAACAGGCCCCGAGAGCATGGTATCATCGCTTGAGCATGAAGTTGCAAGCCATTGGTTTTGTTCCTTCGAAGTCTGATATTTCATTATTTATTTTCAACAAGTCCAATATAACAATGTACatgctcatatatgttgatgatatcatcattGCAACCTTATCTGATGAAGCAGTGACAACACTCCTAAAAGACCTAGGCTCTGAGTTTGCCTTAAAGGACTTGGGAGATCTGAATTTCTTTCTCGGCATTGAAGTCAAAAGAAACAAAGATGGTATTGTCTTATCTCAGGAAAAATATGTTGATCTTTTGAAAAGGGTTGGGATGCAGGATTGCAAGCCTTCGCCAACTCCATTGTCTAGTTCAGAGAAACTATCTCGGCATGAAGGTAAGCTCCTAAGTTAGGAAGATAGCACTCAGTATAGAAGTATGATTGGTGCACTTCAATATTTAACTCTTACTAGACCAGATTTATCCTTTGTTGTAAACAAGGTATGTCAGTTTCTGCATGCACCTACCACCTTGCACTGGACTGTAGCTAAATGCATTTTGAGTTATGTAAAGTATACAGTAAACGTTGGACTAATATTCAGTAAGTCTTAATCCACACTTGTCAGTGCTTTTACTGATGCTGACTGGGCTAGAAGTATTGATGACAGACGGTCCACAGGTGGCTTTGCAGTATTCCTTGGTCCAAATTTGATatcatggtgtgcaaagaaacaggCTATCGTCTCCAGGTATAGTACATAAGCTGAGTATAAGGCACTGGCTAATGCTACTACAGAAATTATCTGGCTTCAGTCTTTGCTGAAGGAACTTGGAGTGACACAAATGCAAGTTCCTTGTTTATGGCGTGATAATCTTGACGCCACTTATCTTTCTGCTAATTCAGTGTTTCATGCCAGAACAAAACATATTGAGATAGACTTTCACTTCGTCAGAGAACGTGTTGCCAACAAAGAGTTGGATATTCGGTTTATTCACTTTGGAGATCAGATTGCGGATGGCTTCACCAAGGCGTTGCCTACAAGGAGCTTCGAAAAATTTAGACGTAGTCTCAACTTGATCAAGTTGTGATTAGGGGGGTGTATTGAAATATCTCATGTAGGCCTCCTATGGGCCGGCGCATATAGTCTCGTATAGAGTTAGTTAGTTAGAGATATACTAGTATCTAGTTAAACCTTCTTCTATCTCTATATGTTCTGTTGTACTCCAAGTCTTGTATGCGATCATGAGATAAGCCTCATCATTATCAATAAATACCCGCGGCTCTCTTTCGAGAGGGTAGAACGCTTCCACTACAATTTCTACACTACTCGCATGTTAAATGCAAATTTCTGTCCCTGGATTGAAATAGAAGAGAAGCACACATTCATACTGTCATCTTGTAATCTTTCTACAATCCAAGAAAGGGCAccaacaaaaattcaaaaaaaatggtcCTGCCATAGGATTACACTACGGCcatgaaaaagaaaagagaagtgATATCCTACATTTTCTCCCTACTATGCCTTGTGTATATATGTACCTGGCTACTAGCTAGTTACTGTTCATCCATCACCAATTGGCGATTGTGCAATGTAATCTATGTAATGGAATGGAATCTTGAAGATTTAGAGCAAGCGATCACGAGATGACCGTCTTGAGCCTGTAGTTCTTGACGATGCCGCTGTACACGACGAAGTTGAGCGTGCACATTGCAGCCATGGCCCAGAAGAAGTAGTCGAGGTGGCCCTTGTTGAGGTCGTCGGAGATCCACCCGGGGCTGTCTCCCGTCGCCGTGAAGGCCTCCACGATGGCGTAGATGAAGGAGCTCATGTAGCTCCCCAGCGCGATGGTGAGCAGAGCGAGCGACGTGCACATGCTCTTCATGGTGTCCGGCGCCTCGTCAAAGAAGAACTCCAGCTGCGCGATGTAGCAGAAGACCTCCCCGCCGGCAAGGAAGAAGTACTGGGGCAGCTGCCACGAAATGCTGATTTCTTCCCCACGCGCCGCGCTGTCGAGCCGCTTCATTTCCACGAGCGCTGCCACCGCCATGGTGAGCGCCATGAGGAGCCGCCCGGCACCCATCCGCTGCAGCTGCGACGGCTCGCCGTCACCGCTCGAGGAGAAGCTCCTCAACGCCGGCACGATCACCTTGTTGTAGAGGAGCACCCATGTCATGACGCAGATCACCTCGAAGGAGGCCAGCGACGCCGCGGGCACCGGCACCGACAGGATGGTCATTTCCATGGCACTGCCCTGCTGCACGAACGTGGTGTTCATCTGCGAGAAGGCCGATGACACGATGACGCTGGTTATCCACACgggcagcaggcggaggaggatctTGAGCTCCTCCACCTGAGTCACGGTGCAGAGCTTCCACGAGGTCGCCGCCTCCGGCCTCTCCTCCATGTCCGACTCCGTGACGATGGCCGCCTTGTCGAGGAACTTGAAGTCGCTGGTGTGCGCGATCCTGGGCTGGGGCGAGTCGATCTTGTCACTGACCTCGTAGAGGTGTCCGGCTTCGGCGGGCACCTTGACGCTAATCTTCTTGCACGCGGCAGCGACGACCTGGCACAGGCTCTTGAGCGGCGTACCGGCGGGCATGCGGCGCTTGTACATGGGCGTGGCGAGCATGAAGGCGGCGAAGGCGAGCGCTATGCAGGCGGTGGCGATGCCGAATCCGAGGCCCCAGCTGACGTTCTGCTGGATCCAGACGAGGAACACGCCGGAGATGATGGGGCCGAAGCTCACGCAGAGGTAGAACCAGCTGAAGAAGGACGCCTTGCCCTCCCGGTCGGCCGGGCTGTCGTCATCGAACTGCTCGGCGCCGAATGGCAGCAGCGACGAGCGCACCCCGCCGCACCCGATCGCCACGAGGTACAGCCCCACGAAAGCCACGGCctgcgagctcagcccccacgtgCCGGCGGTGCCGGCGCACGACGCGCCCGCCGCGCACAGCGCCGCCGTGGTGGTGGGCACGAAGGCGGAGAAGGTGACGAGCATCATGCCGAGAAGGTAGACGACGAGGGAGACGAGGATGGTGTTGTAGTTGCCCCAGAAGGAGTCGGCGATGATGGCGCCGAAGACGGGGGTGAGGTAGCTGGTGCCGAACCAGGTGGCGACGTTGGATGCGCTGGCGAGGTTGGTGCCGTGGAGGACGGTCTCCAGGTACACCACCAGGTTGGTGGAGATGCCATTGAACGCCGTGCTCTCCAGGCATTCGAACACTGCACCAACAATGGCGAAAGTTCAGTTAAACCACTAGCTCCTCTCCAATTAATCTACATTTTTGTTGGCTGGAAAAGCAATTAGAAGAAGATGGAGCTTTGCTCACATAGAATTACTGCGGGTGCCTTGCTGCCGCCCCGCTTCTTATGCTTGAGGAGTGGCACCTGCAGCTGCAGGCTGTCGTCCTCTTGAACCTTTGGGCCATGACTCTGTAACAGAGATAATTGCAGGAATTGTTAGCAACCagaacagaatctgttaaaaaaaaTGCAGTTGTATTGACGAGCTGTGGATGTGATGCTGCAGCACGACCGTGATGTGGATGTGCCTGTCTGGTTAGAAAAGGAAGGGGGCTGGATATGCATGTCAGCATGTGTTAACCACGTGTTAATAACCATTTTCTTCTCTGTGTTCTTGTAAGTTAGACTTGGTCTAATGGAGGTGCACAAATGCTCTTCTTGTGTGGACGGATGCTGAAGCGTGGTTGCGGATTTTGCATTTCAGTTTTCATTGTACTGATCCTCCTTCCAGAACGAACAGGGGGGCAGCACAGGAGGAAGAggatggtggcagggagcggcagGAGCGGCGCGCGCTGATCGTTACCTCGGGCTGGAGCGGCGCACGCTGGCCTCTCTCCATGGCGTCCATGTCGCCGACGAGCTCTGTGTCTATCGGAAGCGGAAGTTTGAGCTAATCCTAATTCCTAACTAGTAGCTAGCTTTCAGTTTGAGCTGTGAGCTTTTTCTCAGCTCGCCTCAGGCCTTGGCTGCTGCTCTGTCTGTCTGTCTGCTGCTGCTGTGTTTCTGCTGCGGGACGGAGCTTATATAGCAAGCAGGATCAGCTTGGACTTGGACAGGATCCAGTGGCTAATAATAATCAAATCTCTCTCACCAACAATTGCGCATACGAGTTTGTTCTCAGTCGCACCGCACGACTCCGCTCGCCATGCGGCGAAGTTTCCGCGCAGTAGGCGGCGGCTAGCTAGGTGCTTGCGGCCTGCAGGCTCAGGTTGCATGCAGCCACTCATCGCCGGTCGCCGGTCTCCACAGTGTGTGCCATGTCGGATTGTTTATCTAGTAATAATAGAAACGTGGTGATTTGCTTGGCGCCGGACGGAAGAGGGACTGAACTGGGCGTGGCAACAAGTTGGGATCACAGGGACAAACGGAGAGAAGTCGGGTCGATGTCTGTCTCATCCAGTGGTGCGGTAGGTGCAGAGGCTGAGAAGGATGATGAGCTGATTTTGTCAAACGGAGAGAACGATGGTAAGTCAAACTTGTCGTCGATCGACTACCGCCAAGGCTGGTATCCATTCAGTTTATAGGTGAGCTTCTGAACTGTTCCTTCCTTGATTTGGAGGATGCGATTTGAAAGGGAAAAAATACAAATGTCAGTCAATCAATGTGTGCTGAAGACTGCAGCAGTGTATTTGACCCCCTCGAGGACCACGAACGGTCTATATGCACCTTGCCTAATGATGATCCCAGCTCTAAGGTCATATGCGTTCGACTTCACCTAGCGGCTAGCACTTTGTTGAATGTTGAGCACCTACACCTCCATCAACTGAAAAGTGTCGAAGTAGAGTCAAGCTCCTCTTTCTTCCTTCATCCAGACTTTCCTTCTTGCCTTTTACCTTCAACTTTGGTGAGAGGATATTCTCCATAAGAGAGCACTGAGACGCTGCCAAAACCATACGGAGATCCAAAAAAGCTCAGTCCTGCAATCAAGTTCCTACTCTTCTCTTAGAGCATCTTGAGCCGGACATAGCCCATTTGTTCGCG
This window contains:
- the LOC123130820 gene encoding protein NRT1/ PTR FAMILY 8.3, with protein sequence MDAMERGQRAPLQPESHGPKVQEDDSLQLQVPLLKHKKRGGSKAPAVILLFECLESTAFNGISTNLVVYLETVLHGTNLASASNVATWFGTSYLTPVFGAIIADSFWGNYNTILVSLVVYLLGMMLVTFSAFVPTTTAALCAAGASCAGTAGTWGLSSQAVAFVGLYLVAIGCGGVRSSLLPFGAEQFDDDSPADREGKASFFSWFYLCVSFGPIISGVFLVWIQQNVSWGLGFGIATACIALAFAAFMLATPMYKRRMPAGTPLKSLCQVVAAACKKISVKVPAEAGHLYEVSDKIDSPQPRIAHTSDFKFLDKAAIVTESDMEERPEAATSWKLCTVTQVEELKILLRLLPVWITSVIVSSAFSQMNTTFVQQGSAMEMTILSVPVPAASLASFEVICVMTWVLLYNKVIVPALRSFSSSGDGEPSQLQRMGAGRLLMALTMAVAALVEMKRLDSAARGEEISISWQLPQYFFLAGGEVFCYIAQLEFFFDEAPDTMKSMCTSLALLTIALGSYMSSFIYAIVEAFTATGDSPGWISDDLNKGHLDYFFWAMAAMCTLNFVVYSGIVKNYRLKTVIS